A stretch of DNA from Lepus europaeus isolate LE1 chromosome 11, mLepTim1.pri, whole genome shotgun sequence:
CGGTCCTGGCTGCACAGCACAAGAGATGGACCGGTGCACGCGCTGGCCCCAGCATGCACCACGGCTCAGGGGTCCCGGCTGCTGCTTGTGTACCCCAGCTGCTTCCTCTTGCGCCCCCTCATGACTGACCAAGCAGCACCACGGTGACCCCAACACTGGCCGCCGGCACGTGGCTCAGCCTGCCCTGCAGGATCCTGCCATGGAGGCCAGGCACGGGTGACTCCGTGGGTTTCACCTGCTCTGTGCCCGGCCCCTGGGGCACCAGACTCGGCCCACCCTCCGCCCGTGTGACctgttcccagccacagcagtgcCCAGGGCCTGGTGCTGCAGTGTTTGCAAAGGGCTGGGTCTGCCTTACTTTGTAGGCGGTGCCAGGTGGGGAGTGGGGCTCCCACGGGAAGCCAGCAGCACGGGGACAGGAGGGGCTTTCGGGAGCCTCACCACTGCCAGGAGGCCCCAGCGCTGCTCCTGGCGGCCACCTGTCCCTGCCACGTGGGGGGGGCCTGCCAGGTCAGCCCTCTGCACCCCTACTCCAGAGGCCACTCCTCCTGGGCAAACGCTCCCAACCCCTCCACTCCGAGCCCAGGCGCCCTCCTGCAGGGCCGGCCTTTGTGTGATGCAGTTTCACCCGTGCCCGGCTGCAGCCACGCACCACCACGGGCTCACTCGGCAGACGCAATGCTGACCCCGATACGCTGACCTCACAACGCTGACCTCGTCATGGCCGCTCCTGCACACACCTGCTCCACTCGCTCCCCCGACCTACTACAGATCCCAGCCCTCCAGCGGGCGCTGCTGTCTCCCTAAACCCACGTGACGGCAGTCAGCCAGACCACCCTCCGGGCCTTGGTCTGCCCCCCCAGCTGCACCTCTGGTTGGAGGAAATGTGAAATTCTCGGCACACAGCCCGGCACACAGGAAGGGatcaataattataattaaatataataataattaacaatGACTGCTCACCGTGATTCTGATCAACATCGTGATTTCCAAGTGACTACAAAACCCACCCACAGCAAAACCTGCTCCCGCGCCTGGCCCGGGAGGACcccacttccctcccccaccccggcctggcCCGGGAGGACcccacttccctcccccaccccggcctggcccaggaggaccccacttcccttcccccgaccccagcctggcccaggaggaccccacttcccttcccccggcctggcctgggaggaccccacttcccttcccccaccccggcctggcCCGGGAGGACcccacttccctcccccaccctggcctgGCCCGGGAGGACCCCacttcccttccccccaccccagcctggcccaggaggaccccacttcccttcccccaccccggcctggcctgggaggaccccacttcccttcccccaccccagcctggcctgggaggaccccacttcccttcccccaccccagcctggcccgGGAGGACCCCTCTTACCTCCCATGCTGGCTCGCCcgcccctctgtccccaggaccAGCCTTTTTCACTTGACCAAGCGGCTCCCCTTGGAACTGGGGGCTCCTGACCCACCGGGCAGAAACTGTCAGGGCTCTGTCCTCCCTGCCAGAGGTAAACAACGCCCCTGGGCCTCCAACGAACGCCCCACCACCTCAGCACCCCTCTGTTCCCCAGGCGCTCGTCAGACACCCCAGGAGAATGCTCTGTCCATTCAGCCGTGTCTTCTGGTGCCGGACAGACCCAGCCGGACACAGAACCCCGACACAGGGGCGTCTGTCCTGCCCTTCCCACAAACCCACCGGGCGCCCCCCACAGCCCTCCCGCTCTGCCctggggtggaggaagggaggTGAGAGGGGATCCGAATGCAGAGACCCCCACAGCGCAGCCTCCGGGTTGGGAAGGGCCCCGCCCACGCTCCTGCCAGCACGCCAGGGCAGTCACCCGCAACGCGGACTCCCATCAGGGCCTCTTGGAACTGCACAGACGTCTCCAAGTGGAATCGTAACAGCATGATTCTAAATCCACGGTCCCAGCCAGGCCCGAAACATCAGCCATAAACCATGGTCCGCGAGAGGACGCGAGACACCCAGCCTCCCTGTGAACTCCcggtggggaggaaggaaggggtcctccctgcccccacccagccctccgCGTGCCTGCTGTCCTGGAgtgagccagaggccaggagcctgggttaAAGAGGGATTTTGCTCCGGAAGGAACCGGGGCTCACAGGGCCGGGAACGGGCAGGCACAGGGCACCCCCCTCACAGGGCACGTGAACAGTAGAACCCACGACTTCCTCTGTAGGCGCTCTGCGGCAGATGACCTCTCACTGCGCACCTGTCCAGGCGTTCCGGCCGCCGCCTGGGCAGAAGCAGGAGCAGAAGGCCGGGTGTGAAACACACCTGTCTGCGGAGTGTTTTAAATACAAGGGGACACTCGGGGCTCAAAGCCAAGCCAGGACCCGGACTCATACAATCTCCCTCTGCGCAGCACTGAAAACAATGGGAAACAGACACCCGTTAACCTGCTCACGCCGGAGCCCCAGCCGCCCCACGGCACCTGCTGAAGGGGGCTGTCCCGAGCACTTGGGTGCTGAGCAGCCTTGGGGGCCCTGCTCACGAGAGGCCGGCAGCAAGGTCCCCAGTCCCACCCAAAGCTCTCCAGACACAACCGACGACACTGCCCCGGTGAAGACTGCCCAGGGACCGGCTCCCGTCCTCACGGAGAGAGGCATCAAAGCCAGCTCCCAACTCAGAAAGGGAAAAACCTGATCCTCTGCTGTGTCCAATGTGTCCACGCTTCCCCATTCTCACACAAACTGAGTGTGGGAGGTTAGTATTTGCCACTTCTACAGCTGCCCCTCAGATCTCAGCAGGAATGAAGGATGGCTGTCCTCTGGGTGCTGGGGCGACCCCCCACACACAGAAGGAGCAGAGGGCACCCACGGACGTCACGCACAcgcgtggctgggccagggcgacCCCCCAGAACACGGAGCAGAGGGCACCCGCGGGACATCACGCACACGtgtgactgggccaggacaatgcCCCCAAAACACACTGAGTAGAGGGCACCCGCAGGATGTCATGCACACACATGGCTGGGTGCCAGGATGATGCCCCCAAAACACACTGAGCAGAGGGCACCCGCAGGACGTCATGCACAcgcgtggctgggccagggcgacCCCCCAGAACACGGAGCAGAGGGCACCCGCGGGACGTCACGCACACGCATGACTGGGCCAGGACGATGCCCCCAAAACACACTGAGTAGAGGGCACCCGCAGGACGTCATGCACAcgcgtggctgggccagggcaaccCCCCAGAACACGGAGCAGAGGGCACCCACGGACGTCATGCACACGCGTGGCTGGGCCAACAATGACTCCAAAACTCAGCACGGAGCAGAGGGCACCCGCGGGACATACGCACACGCGTGGCTGGGTGTCAGGGCGAACCCCCAGAACACAGCACAGAGCAGAAGGCACCCGCGGGACATCACTCACACGCGTGGCTGGGCATAAAACATTCAGGCGGCAGGGAAACGGGTCACGAATAACAGACTACAAAGACAGTCACCCTCCCCCACGCACACACGACCTCGCACACCCACTGTTTATAACTTAGGGTTACTCTCAGTGACTTCGAAGAACACACGCTGCTTTGTAACCGGTTTTGCTCGGGGTACAGCAAGCAGGAGAAGGGGCTGCGTGGAAAATGGCGTGGAAAGACACGTGTGTTTTCATACAAGAGCACTTCGAACCCGCGCACACGAGTGTCCTTCAGAAAGATCACAGATCACGCCTATCACAAAAAACACGCGTGCACTTCACGGCGGTTTCGCACCCAAAGCGACCTCACCTTCAACTCCGTTTCCCCACAGCTCTTACAGGCCCCTGTCCACGCCGGTGTCAGCACCGTCCTCCACGGGTTTCCTTCTCATCCCCCGTGATTGTTTCACCAACACCCAACTGCTGGGTATTTAAGCCCAGGCCCGGCTGTGGGGCACTGGGCCGTGTGGGTCATTTCACACTGTTCACAGCAGAGCCAATGCACAGGAGCCAATGCACAGGCACCGGCCTTTCTCTGACCAACCCGGAGGCTCTGCCGTGAAACACACACGCCCGGGGATCGGGACCGCTGTGCGAGAGGACAGGCGTGCAGTCAACAGAATCCGTACTCCGCTTCTGATTTCAAGTGTCCTGAGACCCACGATTTCCTACAGTCTGGCAAGGTTTCTGGGCAGACAGACAGGAAGGCCACCGAGGGGCTAGGACGCACGCGACACTGTCCCCCTGTCTGCACACGTGCAAAGGAGAGCCCCCCACCAAGCATAACCCAGCCTCACGGGGCCCGGCCAGAGCCGTGCGCCGTCACAGAGAGACCACGAATGCTTGGGAGAGCAGCATTCTTTGGCTAAAAATATCCACGAAACACCACTGTGCCAGGAGACACACTGGGTGTCAGAGATGCACGGGGCAAGGTCCAGAGCCGCCAGCCTGCAGAGACGGGGGTCGCGTCCAGAGCCGCAGCAGGGGAGAGGGTCAGAGCAGGACAAGGCAGCCCCGCCGCGCGGCGCCCCTGCAGAAGCCCCGGAGGTCCAGCAGGCAGAGGGCCGTGgagagccagccctgcccctgcaccgGGGCTGGATGGGAGGTGAGGGGGTGGGCGGGAGACCAGCACCCCAGAGAGGCCGGACCCCAGAAGGACGGGTGCCACTGTGAGGCTCAGGACAGGCAGGCAGCAGCAGTAGGAGCTTCCCTGGGGGAAGGCGGTGTGGGCAGGGGTGAGACCGGCTCGGGGGACCCAGAGGGAACAGCAGGACTCGGTGCCTATGTACAAAGGCGGTGGAGAGCAGATGGCTAAGAGGACCCCAGCCAACAGCGCAGGCATCTGGCGAGCCTGATGGAGGGATCcgcagaggctggggggggggggggggggagcgaccAGGGAGCAGCAGCCAAAGGTGCCGGCCCTGCCAGGGCCACACCAACTTGAAAAGTGTGCTGGCATCTCCACTTCCTCTACTCTCTGGGATTCAACTCTCTCATCTGCAAAGGAGGGAGCGGGTCTGTGCAGCCCCCGGGACCTTCCTGCTGTCAAACCCTGCagagccagggagcagcaggggacCCACCGGGCAAGAGCGCCTtccgggaagaggaggaggggaggagggtccTGCCCGGCGCTGGCATCCCCCCTGCCATCGCCCAGGCCTGAGTGCCGCTCCCCCGCTCAGACACAGGCGAGGCCCCCACATCTGGccgcctgctgcctcctctcccccacccccaccgcactCCTGCGTGATAACAGGGGACTGGAAAAGTAGTTCAAACACTTCTTAAAGAGAACACAGCCTCGAGGGCGCTGCCTATTTTGAGCTGAATGTTTCCAACCTGCAGGCTAGGAGCTGCTCTGGGCTCTCGGTCAGCCCAAGGCAATCAGGACCCGTTAATGACAACAGTGGCATCTCTGCTGAGTGCCAGGCCCGCCTCCGCCCGGATACCCCTGCCCTAAGGGGGCACTGTGCCCCCgtgcaggagctgagcccaaCAGAGCGCAGGAGGGCTGGCAGCCTGCTGCCGtaggctgggcccagctggggcCCCACAAGGCGCCCCTGAAGTTGGCGGGGAGAGGGATGAGGCCATGGGAAACACCCAGCCTCCAAGTGGCTGAGCCCAGGGCAGACCTcagcaggcagcccctccccctgcctccatgGGGCCAGCTGGGCCCCAGCCTGCAACAGCTGATCAAACACTGgagcacccctgcacctgcagtggCGGGGCTGGCCCCACAgcgaccccacacacacacacacccagagctCCCGGCCAAGGCATGCCGGGCTCATTTCCTGCAAAAACAGGATTTCCCAGGCACTCAGAGAGCTGTCGGCCTGCATTCTCTGCGGGCCCAACCACCTGACCACTCCAGGGACCCGGGTCATCGGGCCCAAGTCCCCAGACACTTTCTCTGCGAACTTGAGCAACCTCCAAGGACACCCCAGGTTGTTCCTGGGGCGGCCGGGTCAGGCAGGGGAACCATTAGCCCTCTccccccaacaccagccccacacccacccacctcgCAACAGAAAGCCATGGGGGCCACCGAGGACCACCAGGCAACCGGCCCCAACCCCAGGCTCGAAGCGCCCTCCAACGGGCTCTTGGGGACCTACCCCCGCCCTTGCATTAGAACTGTAGGGAAAGAAATgcggcaggtggggagggggcggggcagccgATGCCAGAACGGAACAGGGAGCGCAGGACCAGGTCTGACCGACCTGGTGCAGACTGGGTTAAGCCCTCGTGCCTCTGGGAAATGCGTGCAAGGCTAAACCTCGCGGCCAGCGTCGGCGCGGCGTTCACAGATGGAACCCAGGATTTGCGCTCCGCGTGgttaaagaaagaggaagagacgcCCGACGACGCGCCCGGGAGACCCAGCCAGCCCGGGAGGCGTCCCCCGGGAGACCCAGCCAGCCCGGGAGGCGTCCCCCGGGAGACCCAGCCAGCCCGGGAGGCGCCCCCCGGGAGACCCAGCCAGCCCCGGAGGCGCCCCCCGGGAGACCCTGCCAGCCCCGGGACCCGGCGGGGCGGCGCGCGGCGGGCGGGGAGCGCGCGGGACCCACCTGAGGACGCGCAGGAGCAGGCAGGCGACGAGCAGCGCCGAGAGGGCGCACGCCACGATCACGGCCGCCTTCAGGGCGGGCAGGTCGCGGAGCAGCGTGGACACGCGGGTCATCAGGGCGTCGCCGGTGCCGTTGAAGCCGCCGGCGCGGGTGTCGTTGCCCGgccgcggggcgggcggcggcgcggaCTCGGCCGTGCGGGCGCCGGCGGCGGGCGCGGCCAGCAGCgcgagcagcagcagcggcagcggcggcgcgGGGCGCATGGTGCGGGCGAGCGCGCGTGCGGCGGCTGAGCCGTGCGCGCCGGCGCCGAGGCTGCGCGATGCTGGGCAGGAAGCGGCGGCTCCCGGAAGAGCCCGCGCCGTCGCCGCCGCCACCGACACGTCGCGCGGAGCCATTCGGCCGGCGGCGGCCccggggggcggggagagccCGACGCGGCTCGCGGCTCCTCGGTGCCCGCTCCTCCTCCGGGGACAGGTGCCCCCCTGCCCTCGGGAGCGCCCAGCAGGATGCAGGTACCCGCGGCTCCCCTGGTGCCCGCTTGCTCTCGGGGCCTCCCACCCGGGGCCTCAGTTTTCCACGCGTGCTGCGCCCCgctgggggccgggctggggggttGACGCCCTCTCCCAGGCCGAATTTCAGACTCGGGGCATCACTGCTGTGGGAGTGGCGAGGGCACCTCCCGGGGCCCAGGACTGCCCTGCGCCAGAGCCTGGCGCTGGTGGGAGCCAGCCATTGCTGCAGGAATTACCCAGAAACGTGGTGGCTGCAGACGGCTCGCGCGGGGCTCTGCCCAGGGCTGTCCAAGGCTGCGGTCAGGGGTCCCGCACGCTGAATGGGGGAAGGGTCTGCTTCAAGCTCACCACACACCTGCTGGCCAGGTCCAGCCTCTTGCAGACCCGAGCCTCGGTCCCTGGGCGCTGTTGGCCACAGGCCACGCTCAGTCCCTCGCCACGTGGGCCGTCTCACAGAGCAACTCACCCCACCCTGGTGCGCAAGCCACGTGGGCAGTAGCGAGAGTTGGCCCAGCGCCACGAGAGCCCCTGTCCTTGAGAGCCAAGTGTGTTGGTGAGAAGGAAGGCCCAGGCCCGGTCTGCcatagattccagcttcctgctgacgtacACGTTCgccggcagcaggtgatgcttaaGCGGGTGGGTCCCGGTCACCTACGGGAGAGGCCTGGGTTGAGGtccactccccagccccagccattgtcgGCGTTTGGGTAGAGAACCAACAGAGGGGAGCTCCCTGTGTTTCTATGACAgcaccacccacacacacatcagCGTcccaaataaaacaattaaaaggttGCATTCGCAGGGTGAGAGATGATAGAACGGAGAGAAATCCCCTGGGGAGCCCCTCTCTGTGCCAGAACTTCGGGCACCGcagcctcctgccttcctgaGCTGGGATCCACGCGTCTGGATAAGAGGTCTGCCCACGAGTGATCAAGACGTCACCGCTGAATGCCAGTTTGAACATGTAATCTAGGGCGccggggccagcacagtggcacagcgggctaagccgccacctcagacactggaatcccatacaggtgccacttccaggcccggctgcccacctccaacccagctccgtgctaatgcacctgggaaagctgcaaaagATGATGCAAGTATTGGGGCCCTACCACTCGTGttagagacccagataaaactcccagcttctggctttagcctggcccggctgcagccgttgtggctgtttggggagggaaccagcaggtggaagatctctcttcctccctctatgtaactctgctcttcaaataaataaataaatcttaaaaaaaataaataaggacaaTGTCAGCCACCTCGCTAAGGTCGTGGGAACATGACCATCTGAGGGGTGCAGACATGGGTTTGATCACTTAACACCGGCTGCACACGAGGCTGTGGGAGGCGTTGGTCCTCCTGACCATCGCTTGCTTAGCGCTTGCCCTACACCTCAGTGCCTTCAACATTCTGACTCAGATAACCATGAACGACGGCGTTGGTAGCCTGGAACACTGGTCACGGGCGGCAGAAACCCACTGTGGTCGCTTTCAGGAGGAGGGGGTCCGTCATCATCCCGGAGTCAACCGGAAGCCACAGTCGGCGTTGGTCACGTGTGGCCTGGGCACCTCTGGGGTCCCTGGGACGCTGCCAGGGCATCTTTGGAGCAAGCACCAGCCCCGTAATGATCCCAAGACACTGCTCACCCCGACCACCACATGGACATCCGCACTCACGGTGCCGATGCACAGAGAAAATCCGAAGGGGCCTGAGCTGGGACCCAGGCAGAGCCCAGTCCCGGTGACTGACGTCTTCACACCCGAGCACTgcttaaaaagaagcaaaagggcctggcgctgtggcataggggtgaggccgccgcctgcagtgctggcgtcccatgtgggtgctggttcgcatcctggctgctccacttccaatccagctctctgcatggcctgggaaagcaatagaagatagcctaggtccttgggctcctgcacccatgtggaagaccccagggaggctcctggctgctggctttgaattggcacagctccggccattgtggccatttagggagtgagccagcgggtggaagactttctctgtctctctctctctaactctgcctttcaaataataaataaatcttttaaaaagcagaagagCCAGTTCTACTTTAGATTGCACTTGACTGAGGAAAACACGAAATGATTAAATCTCCCGTGGAGGACAGACTACGTGTCCATGGCCAGTGCAGCCAAAGCGCCCTGAGCCTGAGGACCGGCTCTCAGGGAGCCCACGTGCAGCTCTGAGAGTGGCCAGCTGAGCAGCCACTTCCTCCTGGAGCACTTTTAACTCCAAGAGTGGCCCTTGGCAGGCATCGCCCCCGAAATGAACAGGAGCGGCTGTGGCTTCAAGGATCCCAACCAGCAGCGTTGGAGCCAAAGATGAGATGCGAGCCTTCAAGCAACAATCGAAGTTTTCAGAAAACGTGGCCGTTCAGGTGCTTTCTGCCCTGAGTTTGGCAGCTGCCAATCTTCAGAGCTGTTCTGATGCCTGGGTGGTGAGTTTAGTGTTTTCACACAGTGTAACGAGACACGCTGAGGTGTGGAGGACGTGGCTGAGCCTGCCAGCAAGTGTCTCCAAGTGCACCCTGCACAGTCGCAGAAGGCATCCCAAGGACAGGCCGAGAAGTAACAAAGAACAAGACGTCTGTGCTACAGTTGCGTGTTTCACAATGTGGCTAATCAGGGCCAGGGGTTGTGACATGGCAGGTTCAAACGGTCGCGGAGAACAACTTTGTCCCATATCTGAGagcctggttgagtcctggctcctccatttctgatccagcttccactaacatgcaccctgggaggcagcaggtgacggctcaagttctCGGGTCcctggagacccagagggagttcctggcccctggccctgcttGGCTAAGGCACTGAAGtcgtgaagcagtggatggaagagctccgtctgtctgtccctccatcCCTTTCAAAGAGAtagataaattaaattttaaatttttgaagaactCCTCATTGCATGTCTTGGCGTAGCATCAGAGGAGTGCCCACGACCTCCTGGAGAGCTGcgacctgcccctccccctacaGCACGTACTGGGCAAGGCTGGATTTGCTTCCTTCTTCAACCACAACAACCAGTGCAACAGACGGACTGCGAAGGCAGGTCCAAGAATCCGCCTCTTATCCAGCAAGCCAGGTATTAAagacattggaaaaaaaaattgaacaaagcCATAATTCTCTctgatgtttttgttttggaaattatttttcataaaaatgtcaTGCTAATGGGTTTGTTTTATATGAACTAACATTGTGAGGACTTCTCATCTTAATTTCTCACACGGTGAATATCACCTGACAAACCTCGCTGGGGTCCTCAGTGTTTCCTAAGAGTGGAAAGGATTCCAGATCCAGAGAGCTGAGCTCAGAGAGCCAAGCTCCGGGGAACTCAGTTAGGAGTGGTTCTGCTGTAGAGACAGAACACTCGCCTTGAGCTGATGCAAAGGCCACCTGTTCTGTTGTGCAGAGAGGTGCTCGGCGGGGCAGCTCCGGGGCTGGCTGGCTCTGCACCCGGTAGCTGCCTATGGGAGCGCTCAGGGCTGGCTGGCTCCACAGGTGCACGGGGTGAGCGCTCAGGGCTGGCTCAGCAGGTCAGGGGAGcactcagcaggtgcaggggggagCACCCAGCAAGTCACAGGGAGCACTCAGCAGGTCATGGGGAGCACTCAACAGGTCAGGGGAGCACTCATCTGCTCAGGGGAGCACTCAGCAGGTCAGGGGAGCACTCAACAGGTCAGGGGAGCACTCATCTGCTCAGGGGAGCACTCAGCAGGTCACAGGGAGCACTCATCAGGTCAGGGGAGCACCCAGCAAGTCACAGGGAGCACTCAGCAGGTCAGGGGAGCACTCAACAGGTCAGGGGAGCACTCATCTGCTCAGGGGAGCACTCAGCAGGTCAGGGGGAGCACTCAGCAGGTCAGGGGAGCACTCAGCAGGTCACAGGGAGCACTCAGGTCAGGGGAGCACTCAGCAGCTCAGGGGAGCACTCAGTAGGTCAGGGGAGCACTCAGCAGCTCAGGGGAGCACTCAGCAGGTCAGGGGGAGCACTTAGCAGGTCAGGGGAGCACTCAGCTGGTCAGGGGAGCACTCAGTAGGTCAGGGGAGCACTCAGCTGGTCAGGGGAGCACTCAGTAGGTCAGAGGAGCACTCAGCAGGTCAGGGGGTGCACTCAGCAGGTGCATGGAGTGAGCACCCTGGGTCTTCCCATCACTCTGCTGCCCACAGCACTGGCGTCAACCTTAGAAGGGCGGCCTCTTGGCCACCAGGGTGGCTTGACTTCTGCTCATACCTGAGCGGTCTTAAGAAAGCTCACGGGAAACGTGCATGCTGAAAAGCTCTGTGTGGATCCCCACGTTGtttttgcatcaagataaacacattccatccatttttttccactttggcACAAACTCTGTGATGTACCCTTGTAGAGCTGCTGAGAGAGAAAAATGCTCTCTCCGTGTGGGATCTACACAGTGGTGGATCTCCTCTCTGGGGATTGATCCCCCTGAGTGATGCCAGGCCCTGACTGTACCAGACCTGCCTTGGCCTTGGAGCTGGGGCCAGAGAGTGAGGGCTCtgatggaagaggaagaggaaggcatgGGTGCCGCATGGGCTACGGCTCCCTTCCGACAGGCAGGGGACAGGGAACTGGGGCTGGTGGGCCAGAGCCAAAGTCACGCCTCAGGAAGAATCCGGTCAagacacagcactgcccccagggGTTCTGGGCCTCCAccaccctctgcctcctctgcCACTGGACTGGGGAtgctgcccccaccaccaccatccagtGACTTGGAACTGCCTCGCTCCGAGGTGGGCTGTACGCCCCGTGTCATCGACCTGCCTGTGCCAGGAGGGCGGTGGGCCGATCCCACCCTCTTGGTCTCCGTGTGGGAGACGGGGTCCTCCTGCACCAAGGCTACACCATTGCAAGGACCCTCAGAATGAGAAGGGCACAGGGCTGTGGGAGCAGTAAACGGCAGACAGAGATTCTTGGGTGTgttttttagttaatatttatttatttgagaggcagagagagagagagagagtttgttcatctgctggttcactccccaaatggctgcagtggccggagcggtgcctatccgaagccaggacccaggaacttcttctggtgcagggacctaagcacttgggccatcttccactgtttcccaggccgtagcagagagctggatcagaagaggagcagcctggacttgaaccaacgcccatatggggccggcactgcaggcggcggctctacctgctgtgctacagtgccggccccagatggAGAGTCTTCAGAAATTACCCAGATCAATCAATCGACGACAGATAGGTGGATAgacatagatagatgatagagaaaTAGAGGATAGAATTGGACATAGGACAGATAGGATAGACGACAGAAACGGTGGAGAGAGATGATAGGGAAATGGAGATGTAATCAGAGATACGTAGGACAGATGGGGTTAATAAATAGAAGATACAGGTGGACGACGGATACTGATGACAGAGACGGCCAGGTGATGGGGAGAGAAATACACTTATTTACACACGTTTTACACACGCGCGCGCGTACTACACACGCACAGGAAATACAAGTGTTGTAACCAGTAGACCGTTTACTAACCGTGTGACCTCCACACCTAAATTTCCTCAAAAGTAAAATCAGAGGCCCCAGCAGGCGAGAGTATCTCAGGGCCGTAAGGAGCTCAGTTCTTGCAGCAACCTCAGTGCAGTAGCTAAGAAACAGTTACCAGTTCGGCAAATGTTAATTATTAATCCGATATTAGCACGGTGGAGCCGGAGCGCCGAGGTGGCAGGAATCAGCTGCCTGCACCCAGGGAGCAGCGTCCTGCCTGGGACACTCCTGGGAGGAGGTGAGAGCTGACGTGGTCGTCCCAGGTCACGTGGTCTGGCTCGCCTTCCAGCTCGGAGCAGGTGCACACGGGACACCTGGTTCCACATCCTTCAGCGCGAGCACGGGCCTCAGGCAGGAAGACGCTCTACATTCTTTGGGACTAAAAGTTGGCTTACAGTGAAGGACCCCAGAGAAAATGATGGAAAGGAAATATAGCGATGCGTTAACAGCGGTTACCCCTAGCTGTGCATCCCAGGGTGCTGGTATTATCCTCAACAGAATTTTCTAGTCttcataataaatacatattaattttGCAGTTTTTACAGGCAtgatatttttaacattattttgtcACTTAAAACTAATAGTGACAGACTCACCTTTTttctaaggttttatttatttttatttgcgaggccattacagagagagagagaaacagagagaggtcttccatccgctggttcactccccagatggccaccaccaccatggccggagctgggccaatctgaacccaggagctccttcctggtctcccacgtgggtgcaggggcccaaggatttgggccatcttccaccgtttcccaggccatagcagag
This window harbors:
- the FAM174B gene encoding membrane protein FAM174B — protein: MRPAPPLPLLLLALLAAPAAGARTAESAPPPAPRPGNDTRAGGFNGTGDALMTRVSTLLRDLPALKAAVIVACALSALLVACLLLRVLRSGRRLKKTRKYDVITTPARAREMAPLNEEDDEDEDATVFDIKYR